From Toxorhynchites rutilus septentrionalis strain SRP chromosome 2, ASM2978413v1, whole genome shotgun sequence, a single genomic window includes:
- the LOC129766814 gene encoding uncharacterized protein LOC129766814, protein MDELGWVLMNHNLITRNEPIQQHANGNRPNHFKLNMERLCNLLEQQEQNNHAELTSKKQNKFLRMLDAILQNDIVLKEIKEMVAANRLLSEIRYVTTVERMLKHNLDPSLRCCFVCREYFRTADEYTSLFLCF, encoded by the exons ATGGACGAGTTGGGCTGGGTGCTGATGAACCACAATTTGATAACACGTAATGAGCCAATCCAACAGCATGCCAATGGTAATCGACCAAATCATTTTAAATTGAACATGGAGCGGTTGTGCAACCTACTGGAGCAGCAAGAACAGAACAATCACGCTG agttgacttccaaaaagcaaaacaaattcctgcgtatgctggatgcaattttacaaaacgacaTAGTTTTGAAGGAAATTAAAGAGATGGTAGCGGCGAATCGACTTCTATCGGAAATTCGTTATGTGACTACGGTGGAACGTATGCTGAAACACAATTTGGACCCCTCTTTGCGCTGCTGCTTTGTATGCCGAGAGTATTTCCGCACTGCCGATGAGTATACcagtttgtttctttgtttttaa